The DNA window ATCTCctcgggaggggagggggggggcttggtcgtgcgtgtgtgtggaCGTTGCGAACCAGAAGAGTCTTGTGCGCATCCATGACGtacggcaggcaggcagagcaGAGCTCATGGAGCCCCTGCTCCCGccccatctctctctctctctctctctctctctctctctctgcacAGTAATAACGGGTTGCGATGTATATACACAGCATCCTTCGCACGATGGTCaaggcgcgacgacggcgaccacgGAATCTTGTCCGATGCAAGGGCTGTTTGTGCAACCGGGGTTCCTCGCAGCAGCTGAATCATGAGAGCGAAAATCTGAGTAAAGGTCTCACCGGGTGGGAGTCGTCCTTCGCAAGAGCCTCGTAGTTGTAGATTGTGGATGCAGTCTTGGTGCTGACCTACAAACGAATAACGTCGTTGACATGGTGGTTGAGTTGCCGGTAGTAGTAATTTATTTAGCACGTCCAGTCTAGTAGAGaggtacaaagtacatgaGCAGCTGTGGAGACGCACGGGCCACATGCCGCTAATAGCACAGCTTCACTCACTCTCTCAAGCTcacgaaaaaaaaagttcGGAACGACCTCAGCACCGAAGAGAGCAGACGAGGCAGAAACCGCCTCTGCATCTCACATAAACTCTCACACACTCACGCACACACAAGAAAAGAAAGACTTTATTCCCTTTCATTGACTCGGGGCCAAAAAGAAAAATGTTCGCCGTTCCGGGCTggtccgtctcggccgacAGCCTCAAAGCGGAGAacacctcgtcggccgcggcgacctcggcgcagggcccggccgccggcgcaaaGTCGCGGAAGCGGAAGCgcaacgccgaggccgtcacggcgtccaacgtcgtcgacctgTACGAGTCGGTCGTGGAGGGTCGCAaggcgcagccgccgccgccgtcgtcgtccaagcagcccaaggagaagccgtccaagaaggcgaggaaggaggacggcgcgggcggcggcaagaaggcaCAGGCTGAGGTGAAGAAGAGTCAGGAGCACGCGGCTGACGTCgacgggggagaggggaagaagaaggagacgaAGCCCGAGGggacggagacgggcgaggctcCCAAGGAAagcaagaaggacaagaagaagaagaacaagcaAAAGGGCAACAATGAGAGCAGAGGCGCCCAACCATCAGCCACCGAGGAGGAAAAGCAGCAGTCCAGAACCGGCAACAACGATGTCAGGAATCGCGACGGGCagccctcgatgccgccgcccaagccggccaccagcagcaacaagctGACGCCTCTGCAGGCGTCGATGCGCGAGAAGCTCGTCTCGGCGCGGTTCCGGCATCTCAACGAGACGCTGTACACGCGGCCGTCGGAAGAGGCGTTTGAGCTGTTCCAGGAGTCGCCCGAGATGTTCGACGAGTACCACGAGGGCTTCCGCCGGCAGGTCAAGGTGTGGCCCGAGAACCCCGTCGAcagcttcctcgccgacattcgcgcgcgcgcaaaggTCCGGCAGCCGGGcaggcaccagcagcagcagcgtggtggccgcggcggcggtcgtggacgcggcggacggcagGCATCAGCATCGGAATCATCGCGGGGCGGTGACCTCCCCCTGCCGCGCACGGCGGGCCTCTGCACCATCGCGGACCTGGGCTGCGGAGACGCCCGGCTCGCCGAGTCGCTGCGGGCggagcaggccaagctcaacgTCGAGGTCAAGAGCTTCGACCTGCAgagcccgagcccgctcGTCACGCGCGCCGACATCGCCGACCTgccgctggccgacggcTCCGTCAACGTGGCCATCTTCTGCCTCGCCCTCATGGGCACCAACTGGATCGACTTCATCGAGGAGGCGTACCGCGTCCTGCACTGGAAGGGCGAGCTCTGGGTCGCCGAGATCAAGTCGCGCTTCgggccgccctcgggcgccgccggcaagagggctgctggcggcggcggcggcgtcgtggctcACAGCGTCGGCAACCGCAaaaaggcggccgccgctaCTACTTCcggcaagaagggcggcaagaaaggcggcgccggcgccgacgacgacccgacGGCGCTGCACGGGCAGGACCTAGCCGTCGAggtggacggcgtcgaggaccgGCGCCGCGAGACGGACGTGTCGGCCTttgtcgaggcgctgcgccggcgcggctTCGTGCTCCGCGGggagcgcgccgaggccgtcgacatgTCGAACCGCATGTTCGTCAAGATGCACTTTATcaagggcgccgccccgaccaagggcaagggcgtcaaggctgcggcggcggcggcggcgcaggagggggggacCAGGGGCGGCAAGAAAAAGACGTTTGCGCCCAAGTGGGATGAGGGCGAccaggatgacgacgaggccggcgtggATGCCAGCGAGGCAGCCATTCTCAAGCCGTGTGTGTACAAGATCCGCTGAGCCGTGGAGGGAGTGATGGTGACAGGTGCCTTGTCGAAAAGAGGACATTATGGAGGAAGTCACCAGTAACCGGTCCAAGAGAGAACATTGTCATCACCAAGCTGTGGATAAGTCGACCGAGAAAAGGTCGGCAGGATACTTGATAGATAATGCAACGGCCATGCCAAGTTGTGACGCACCGAGCATGTCTTTTTTGATCTCATCACCGGCACCCCCCGACCCATGTACATTTCCCCCGCATTGTCGTCTTTGCAGCCCAGGCTGTCCTCGGTCGCCAGGTTGCGCCTTTGTCTTTTCCGTGATTTGACCAGAGAGTAAAGAAAAACATATAAGCTACCAAAAAGCGTGCGTCGTTGACATGATGACGTTCCCTTGCCCCAAAAAGCCCAGATGCTATGCAACCGAATGCTCCCAAGATGAAACCCCGTCGCCTGCCCGCAGCTCAGAAGAAAATCAaaccggcggcgacgtcaacattgtcctcggccgcctgcagcgcctggACAGCCTGCTCGCGGGTGGCGCCCATTGCCACCAGACTGTCGACGTGCGCGGGAGTGACGTTTGGCGTAGCCGCCGAAGGTGCCTGAGCGGCTGGCactggtgccggcggcgtcggcgcagacggctgttgctgctgctgctgctgctgctgctgctgcggtggcggctgtgCCTGCCCGGGCGGCATAACCACCCCAGATCGCTGTCCTATCGAGGTGCCCGCCGGGCCGGGTATCGTGGGCTcctgagcggcggcggcctcttcgtccttGGGAATGTCGGCCTCTCCGAGGAAGggcacctcctcgccctggatgatgagcttgtccttggccaggtcgATGGTGGCCTGGTAGCGCTTCAGCATGTCCAAGCCGAGAAGCAAGTCGGTCGACTTGCCCTCCATGACGGTGAAGCTGCATGGCAGGTGCAGCTGTCCGATCTTGATCTGGGCGGAGTGGACGCGGCCGATGATGTTTGCCGTGCccacgccgcgggcgacgccggcaaaCCTCGTGTCGACAAGGCGCATGATGCCGCATGCCTCGGCGCACGACGGAGAGATGATGGTTGCCTGCGCCCCAGAGTCGACAAAGGCCTTGACCTTGTGTCCGTTGACCTCTACATTGATGTAGAGCATGTGCACACGTCCAAACACTAGAGATATTCGTCAGCGATGCCGTGCCGCCTCCTGCCCTCGTCGCAAGCTACGCCGCAGCATGTCTGGTGGGTGAGGTGCTTACCCTCGGGGTTATGCTCCATGGCGTTTTGCAGGTTCTCCATGACGCGCTCCTGCCTAATCATGTCTTCAATCTTCCTCTGGTTCTCAATGTTGAAGGGGTCATCATTGAGGCGCTCAATCTCCCGCTGTCGCTCCAGGCGCTCTCGGCGCTCGCGGTCCTGGGCGTCTCgcaggatggcggcgaagcgggcggggtcctcggcggcgctggccagcTCTGGATGCTGCctctgcagctgctgcctCAGAGCGGGGTCACCCAGCACCTGAAGGCGTACCATCTCAgggtcgttgtcgccgccctggcgcgGTTGGGACTGCGTTTGCGCGGGTGCGGCcgctgacgggcgggcggcctgcggACGCTGAGCCTGGGCAggtgtcgcggcggcgcggggcggtCGTACGTGCACGGCCAACATGTCCCCATCGGCGatctgcagctcctccatgGTCTTGGAGTCGTCCGAGATGAGGCGGCCGTTATGGTAGATCTGTTgtgaggcgggcgggatgTTGGCATCGGCCTGGATGGACTCGCGCAGGGTGGAGATGGTCATGTCGGGGAAGATGTCGAGCGTCACCAGGTTATCCTGGTTCGCGGCCTGCGGGTTGTATATGCTGAGCGTGATGCGCctggagggagagagagagagagagaaaaaggCCGCGGGTCAGCGTCGTGGTCGGATGGTGTGACTGCGAGGTCACGGCGGCTTACTTacatggtggcgggcgacAGCTGTCCAGCGGACACCTGGGTCTGTGTCTAGGCGAAAGACGATGATGCTGCGAAGGAAGGTGTCGGAGACAATGTCTTGGACGGCAAGGCAGCTCCTCCAGTTGTGTTTGAGTGTCGTATTGCTGGCTTGGGAAACAAGAGGCGGgacgggagaggagggagaggtGATGGTGGATGGAGGTTTGAAGGTCAGCAACCTACAAAGGTTGGCGAGATGCAAACGGGGTCCGCTGTTCCatccgccagcagcgcctccacTGCCCTCCACCTGCCGCCAGCCTGCAGCacagggcgggcaggggtGCTTGCGGACGGGCAGCTAACGCTAGGTACTAAGTAATTGAACGCCCAGGGCAGTCCGTCCAGtggcctgggctgccagTACCTTGCCTACCTTACTGCAGGGCGCAGCGTACCTGGGGTGGTTGCCCGTGCTTGCGGTgttccgcccgccgctgtggCCCCACCGGGACGGAagggaggcgggggggggacggcAACAGCAGCTCTGGAGGCGGTGACGACACCGCAAGGCAACCTGGGACTGGGCTGAGGTGGGCTGCTGACAGAGATGGGAGCTTTTCTGGGGCGCCGCTAGCTAATTATACTGGACATGGAAAGGCATGGAACGGCATCGGAACTTCCACCTCTTCCTTTTACTATTCCATCAATGTCATTTGTTCAGGCCATCAACAACACTCACTCTTCTGTCCAGCCGATAAGCCACACTTGGAGCTGCACCTTTCCATTCCATCCAAACTGCGTTCAACATCCATCACCGCGACGATGCCATGCCGTaactgctgccgccactcACGACTGCCGCTCCACAGCTAGAGATTTCCCTCGTTTCTGCGTGATACCTCCATTGCACAGTCGCCTCATGCCGCGCGATCAGCCATGCAAGACAAGACGTTGCTGGCTAACGCTCCATGGATAGGCCTCCCTCGTTTGTGCTTGATgcgtccatggccgtcgcGTTTGCCCCGTCCAGATCCCTTCCCCTGCCATGCATGGCCTCTGGTCAAAAGGCAACGCTGCGGACGTAGTTCCTGAACCACAAGTACCAGGTTCGCGGCTGGTCAATAGCCATGCGGGCATCTTGGACTTGGACCGCTGCATCGTGAATGACGGCGCTCGCCTCGGCCCGTTGGTCGTCAGAGACGTGCGGGAGCAGCCTGTCCTGCACCGCAATGTTGTCGTCAGCGACCTGGAGCAGCCTTCTGGCATGGGCCGCGCTGTCGCGAAGGCTCACGGCCATGCCAATGTCCACCTCGTGCGGGTTGGACCTTGCCTGCAACGCGAACCGTGCCCCAACGTCCCTGGTCCTTGACACCGCCTCGTCAAGCTCTTCGATGGCCTGCGCCGTCTCCACGTGCGCCGCCACGAAGGGTGCGTACGTTATCACCCCGGCTACGGCCACGCCTGCCACGGCCACGCCGAGCACCACGAGGCCTCGTGCGCCCCCATCTAGCTCCTCCATCTGCACCACGGCCTTGGACGTGTCAATGCGCCGGTCCTTGGGAGgcttcttgagctcgtcgaggacgttgGCTCTCTCCCGTTGCACGGTTTCGTGGGCCTCGCCGGCTAGctctgccgcctcgccgagatgCTTGAGCGTGCGCTGGAGCGCCTCGGTGTATGGTCCCTGGTGTTTGCCCCGGGTATCCAGGACGTCAGGGAgaccctcgacgacgagcccgctcCTTTCAAATTTTGGGTTCTGAGCAGTCTTGCGGGCGTTGTCAAGGTGCACCCATGAGCTTCTCGCTGACGCGTCACTGTCGTGAATGCCCGCTGTCAGCGAGGCGTTTGGCGGTTTTTGCTTGGAAGCCTTGAGCCTGCCGATGTAGTCTTTGTAGCagacggtgctgctggtAGCTTCTCGGAGTaggtcctcgacctgctgATGATATGTCCTCAGAAGACCGTTTGGAGTCTCGTCGCGCGGACCACCCGTGGATACACAGGAGGCGCCACCCATCAAGGCCACAAGGAGCGGCATGGTCATGGAGGGGAAGAGCATCGTGCGAATGTAGAGTACAAAGCGACGTACGTTGCGTTGGTATGTTAGGTTCTGATAATCCGCATGGAACACGACACTCGGTAACAAGTGGAAACGTACGTAGGCCGCAGCGTGAGACGGCGGTTGCGCTGTTCAAACGAAGAAAGAAACCGGTGGCATGTTGGCAGCCCTCCTTCAAGCCTTTTATCATGGGCGGTGCACGCGTGGGAGCGTTATCCCGCGTGTTATGTGCGCTTGCCTCTAGTATATGATCGGAGTGACAATATCGGTCCGCTGCAAATACTCCCTATACGTAACACCATTATTCGGAGCCCGTGGGGTATTCCTGCCCCGGCTTGCGTGAGGCACCTATGGACCATCGCTGCGGTGACATTGACATTGTTGCATCGACGCGGCGCTGAACTTTGTTGCAAGCATTGactggtgatgatgatgatgatgatgatgccctcgcAACCACTCTTTGGAACCTAGGCGCTCGCTCGTTCACTGCTCAAtgacggctgcggcgcgtATGCCGGCTCCCTCTAAGCAATGTCTGCGAAATGGCGCAACGGCGTTTACGATTGAGGACCATGATGTAGATGGCTGGTTGGCTGCGACGACGCACAACTCGCCTGCGTAGGTTGTTGATCCGGGAAGGCGTCGATACGTGTCACTTGCAGAATAGACTCTGTAGGAAGGAATCCAAGCCTGTGTTGCCCACGACGATGCATCGGTCCCTCCCATGCGGGCCATCCCACATGGGAACAGTCGAAAAGACAAGGAAGAGCAAAGAAAAACAAGAGCATGAACTGCCATCTTCCTTCATGTCACGCGGCTCGTGGCCTGtttctccccctctctctccctctgtGGCGACCAATAGACCCAAGCTGCAAAGGCAAGATAGCCCAGGCGGTCTAGCGCTTTCCCAACGCAAGAAACAAGTCCATGACGTTGACGGTTGCCATGCCAGTCCCTccgaaagggggggggggagggctcCTTTCTAATGTCCGAAAATGTGTTTCGGCGATGAGGATCGGAgatggcttgggcggcgttACGttgggcggggagggagcgCTAGGACTTAAGGAGCCCGCAAACGAGTCCGAGCAACGGGCGGACTTGAGGGTATTATTACTGGTACTCAACGTAGGAATAGCAGCAGCCGGCACCTTATGCACCTACCTAAAAGCGATGTGTAACtgctgactgactgggctTATTACTACGTCCTGTAATGGCATTCTTGCGGGCAGGCTGGGGTTTGTTGCGTCGTCCGTGGAGTTTTTTATTTTAGACTTttgccgggggaggggcgggcccgacgacgtcggagTGGGGCCGAAACGACAGTCGTAGCGGTacgcagccagcgccgacaAGCAAACATAGGCCGATGCTCGATCTgcccgtgcgtgcgtggtcATCTAATCATGACGTTCATGGTCATGGAGATACATGGAGATACCGGGAGATGTATTATGCAGCTGGTTGCTGCCACCGGGGTTAGCATCTGCTTAGAAATGGGAGTCGACCAGAGGCCTTGACGCGTGCGTATACAGTTCTCTTACACGAAGTaggatatatatatatatatatatatgaAGCAGTGTTTTGCGTAGAAGAGATTCGTAGAGTACTGGCATAGTAGCCTCATCGTGTTCTACTATTATACCCAAGTACGCCCCCTTTTTTGCCAATATCAGGCGGCATCAGAagcccagtcagtcagttcAGGGGGGTAAAGAGAGTCTCCAAGTTCATCCACATCTTCGTACATCATCATGGCAGAGGTCATCTTCGGCGCGGCCCCCGAACCCAAGACGGAGCTCGGGCGGTACCGCATcctctcgtcgacggcggggatCCGCgtgtcgccgctgcagctcgggGCCATGTCGGTGGGCGACGCGTGGGCGGGCTTCATGGGCTCCATGTCCAAGGAGCAGTCGTTTGCGCTGCTCGACCACTTCGCCGAGGCCGGGGGCAACTTCATCGACACGGCCAACAACTACCAGGCCGAGCAGTCCGAGGCCTGGATCGGCgagtggatggcggcgcgcgggaaCCGCGACCAGATGGTCGTCGCCACCAAGTACACGACCGACTACAAGTCGTACGCCCTGGGCAAGGGCCGCGCCCCCAACCACTGCGGCAACTCGCGCCGGAGCATGCGCGTCAGCCTGCGCGACTCGCTGCGCAAGCTGCGCACCGACTGGGTCGACATCCTCTACCTGCACTGGTGGGACTTCACCACCTCGGTCCGCGAGATCATGGACGCCCtgcacgtcctcgtccagcagggCCAGGTCCTCTACCTCGGCGCCTCGGACACGCCCGcctggctcgtcgccgc is part of the Purpureocillium takamizusanense chromosome 7, complete sequence genome and encodes:
- the RRP8 gene encoding 25S rRNA (adenine(645)-N(1))-methyltransferase (EggNog:ENOG503NYW7~BUSCO:EOG09263YBT~COG:A) yields the protein MFAVPGWSVSADSLKAENTSSAAATSAQGPAAGAKSRKRKRNAEAVTASNVVDLYESVVEGRKAQPPPPSSSKQPKEKPSKKARKEDGAGGGKKAQAEVKKSQEHAADVDGGEGKKKETKPEGTETGEAPKESKKDKKKKNKQKGNNESRGAQPSATEEEKQQSRTGNNDVRNRDGQPSMPPPKPATSSNKLTPLQASMREKLVSARFRHLNETLYTRPSEEAFELFQESPEMFDEYHEGFRRQVKVWPENPVDSFLADIRARAKVRQPGRHQQQQRGGRGGGRGRGGRQASASESSRGGDLPLPRTAGLCTIADLGCGDARLAESLRAEQAKLNVEVKSFDLQSPSPLVTRADIADLPLADGSVNVAIFCLALMGTNWIDFIEEAYRVLHWKGELWVAEIKSRFGPPSGAAGKRAAGGGGGVVAHSVGNRKKAAAATTSGKKGGKKGGAGADDDPTALHGQDLAVEVDGVEDRRRETDVSAFVEALRRRGFVLRGERAEAVDMSNRMFVKMHFIKGAAPTKGKGVKAAAAAAAQEGGTRGGKKKTFAPKWDEGDQDDDEAGVDASEAAILKPCVYKIR
- the DDI1 gene encoding DNA damage-inducible protein 1, variant 2 (EggNog:ENOG503NWPK~MEROPS:MER0030081~COG:L); translated protein: MTISTLRESIQADANIPPASQQIYHNGRLISDDSKTMEELQIADGDMLAVHVRPPRAAATPAQAQRPQAARPSAAAPAQTQSQPRQGGDNDPEMVRLQVLGDPALRQQLQRQHPELASAAEDPARFAAILRDAQDRERRERLERQREIERLNDDPFNIENQRKIEDMIRQERVMENLQNAMEHNPEVFGRVHMLYINVEVNGHKVKAFVDSGAQATIISPSCAEACGIMRLVDTRFAGVARGVGTANIIGRVHSAQIKIGQLHLPCSFTVMEGKSTDLLLGLDMLKRYQATIDLAKDKLIIQGEEVPFLGEADIPKDEEAAAAQEPTIPGPAGTSIGQRSGVVMPPGQAQPPPQQQQQQQQQQQPSAPTPPAPVPAAQAPSAATPNVTPAHVDSLVAMGATREQAVQALQAAEDNVDVAAGLIFF
- the DDI1 gene encoding DNA damage-inducible protein 1 (EggNog:ENOG503NWPK~MEROPS:MER0030081~COG:L) — translated: MRITLSIYNPQAANQDNLVTLDIFPDMTISTLRESIQADANIPPASQQIYHNGRLISDDSKTMEELQIADGDMLAVHVRPPRAAATPAQAQRPQAARPSAAAPAQTQSQPRQGGDNDPEMVRLQVLGDPALRQQLQRQHPELASAAEDPARFAAILRDAQDRERRERLERQREIERLNDDPFNIENQRKIEDMIRQERVMENLQNAMEHNPEVFGRVHMLYINVEVNGHKVKAFVDSGAQATIISPSCAEACGIMRLVDTRFAGVARGVGTANIIGRVHSAQIKIGQLHLPCSFTVMEGKSTDLLLGLDMLKRYQATIDLAKDKLIIQGEEVPFLGEADIPKDEEAAAAQEPTIPGPAGTSIGQRSGVVMPPGQAQPPPQQQQQQQQQQQPSAPTPPAPVPAAQAPSAATPNVTPAHVDSLVAMGATREQAVQALQAAEDNVDVAAGLIFF
- a CDS encoding uncharacterized protein (EggNog:ENOG50~SECRETED:SignalP(1-20~SECRETED:cutsite=ASC-VS~SECRETED:prob=0.5572)); the protein is MLFPSMTMPLLVALMGGASCVSTGGPRDETPNGLLRTYHQQVEDLLREATSSTVCYKDYIGRLKASKQKPPNASLTAGIHDSDASARSSWVHLDNARKTAQNPKFERSGLVVEGLPDVLDTRGKHQGPYTEALQRTLKHLGEAAELAGEAHETVQRERANVLDELKKPPKDRRIDTSKAVVQMEELDGGARGLVVLGVAVAGVAVAGVITYAPFVAAHVETAQAIEELDEAVSRTRDVGARFALQARSNPHEVDIGMAVSLRDSAAHARRLLQVADDNIAVQDRLLPHVSDDQRAEASAVIHDAAVQVQDARMAIDQPRTWYLWFRNYVRSVAF